From Waddliaceae bacterium, the proteins below share one genomic window:
- a CDS encoding NTP/NDP exchange transporter: MTKGKETISQEYANAGFSKLRSFLWPIHWFEIKKFIPMMVLFFLISFNYHLLRIAKDVLIITAPGSGAEAIPFLKVWAMLPTAVIMVFFLTKLSNRYNRENVFYVMIGSFLAFFLLFVTVLYPLRESLYLNDFADTLKASLPAGLSGLIAIIRYWILTLFYVVAESWSNIMLSVMLWGLANDVTSVTEARRFYPLFGIGINASGILAGRIGGILANSMTTTSTTFNKVGSYFSNGDAWDQTVTLFVILVIVVGIVSILLYRWMHIYIFVDHKNLDHQDGKGHELKKKPKLKLSENIKHVAQSKYLICIAIIVLSYNITINFTEVLWKSQMKELFPSPGEYTAYMSKVTTYVGIIATLSSYFISGNVIRRCGWKFAALATPFLIIVTGAGFFTFLFLKQYVYAGTAAMILGMSPLAITVLFGSMQNCLSRSAKYTVFDDTKEMAYIPLSPTEKVRGKSAIDGIGSRLGKSGASMSLQGLLLVFATPIACAPYIGAMILAILPLWIGSVRSLSKQFDKASGHHQ; this comes from the coding sequence ATGACGAAAGGCAAGGAAACCATCTCGCAAGAGTATGCTAATGCTGGCTTTAGCAAGTTACGCTCCTTCCTTTGGCCGATTCACTGGTTCGAGATAAAGAAATTCATCCCGATGATGGTTCTTTTCTTCCTGATCTCTTTCAACTACCACCTACTTCGTATAGCAAAAGATGTCCTTATCATCACAGCGCCAGGATCCGGCGCCGAAGCAATACCCTTTTTGAAAGTGTGGGCCATGCTCCCCACTGCTGTTATTATGGTGTTCTTCTTAACGAAACTCTCCAACAGATATAACAGAGAAAATGTTTTCTACGTAATGATAGGAAGCTTCCTCGCGTTTTTCCTGCTGTTCGTCACCGTGCTGTATCCTTTACGCGAAAGCCTATACCTTAATGACTTCGCCGACACCCTAAAAGCTTCGTTACCGGCAGGGTTAAGCGGCCTTATCGCGATAATACGATATTGGATCCTTACGCTCTTCTACGTAGTAGCAGAGTCTTGGAGTAATATCATGCTTTCAGTGATGCTGTGGGGACTCGCCAACGACGTCACTTCCGTCACAGAAGCAAGAAGATTCTACCCGCTATTTGGTATAGGAATCAACGCCTCAGGGATCCTCGCAGGAAGAATTGGCGGAATCCTCGCAAATAGTATGACAACAACATCAACGACCTTTAACAAGGTAGGATCATACTTTAGCAATGGCGATGCCTGGGACCAAACAGTGACGCTCTTCGTTATCCTTGTCATCGTAGTAGGTATCGTCTCAATATTACTGTATCGATGGATGCATATATATATCTTCGTAGACCATAAAAACCTCGACCACCAAGATGGTAAAGGACACGAGCTTAAGAAAAAACCGAAGTTGAAGCTCTCAGAAAATATAAAACATGTCGCGCAATCGAAATACCTCATATGTATCGCAATAATAGTACTGTCATATAACATCACAATAAACTTCACCGAAGTCCTCTGGAAATCACAGATGAAAGAATTGTTCCCTAGCCCAGGGGAATATACCGCATATATGAGTAAAGTCACTACATATGTCGGTATAATAGCAACTCTGTCGTCATATTTCATCTCAGGGAATGTTATCAGACGATGCGGATGGAAGTTCGCAGCACTGGCTACACCGTTCCTGATAATCGTGACAGGGGCAGGATTCTTCACCTTCCTCTTCTTAAAACAATATGTCTATGCAGGTACAGCAGCGATGATCTTAGGGATGTCGCCGCTAGCAATAACGGTGTTATTTGGCTCGATGCAAAACTGCCTAAGCAGGTCTGCGAAATATACCGTCTTCGACGACACAAAAGAGATGGCATATATCCCTCTAAGCCCCACAGAAAAAGTCCGCGGGAAGTCTGCCATCGACGGCATAGGGTCGCGTCTAGGGAAGTCAGGAGCATCAATGTCGCTACAAGGACTTCTTCTTGTCTTCGCCACACCAATAGCATGCGCGCCATATATCGGCGCAATGATACTCGCTATCCTACCACTATGGATAGGGTCAGTACGCTCGCTAAGCAAACAATTCGATAAAGCTTCAGGACACCACCAGTAA